A region of Homo sapiens chromosome X, GRCh38.p14 Primary Assembly DNA encodes the following proteins:
- the EIF1AX gene encoding eukaryotic translation initiation factor 1A, X-chromosomal: MPKNKGKGGKNRRRGKNENESEKRELVFKEDGQEYAQVIKMLGNGRLEAMCFDGVKRLCHIRGKLRKKVWINTSDIILVGLRDYQDNKADVILKYNADEARSLKAYGELPEHAKINETDTFGPGDDDEIQFDDIGDDDEDIDDI, translated from the exons ATGCCCAAGAATAAAG gtAAAGGAGGTAAAAACAGACGCAGGGGTAAGAATGAGAATGAATCTGAAAAAAGAGAACTGGTATTCAAAGAGGATGGTCAGG AGTATGCTCAGGTAATCAAAATGTTGGGAAATGGACGGCTAGAAGCAATGTGTTTCGATGGTGTAAAGAGGTTATGTCACATCAgaggaaaattgagaaaaaag GTTTGGATAAATACCTCGGACATTATTTTGGTTGGTCTCCGAGACTACCAG GATAACAAAGctgatgtaattttaaaatacaatgcaGACGAAGCTAGAAGTCTGAAGGCATACGGCGAGCTTCCAGAGCATG ctaaaatcaatgaaactgataCATTTGGTCCTGGAGATGATGATGAAATTCAGTTTGATGACATTGGAGATGATGATGAAGATATTGATGAC ATCTAA